Below is a window of Gemmatimonadaceae bacterium DNA.
CTGGATCAGGTCGTCCATCGAGCGATGGTCCGGGCCTGGCGCCGTGCGCGGCGCGACCCCCGACCGGCGGATCCGCTCGACCGAGAGATACGACAGGAACTCACGATACTCGTCGCGGTGCATCCACGCCTCCGTGTTGCCGGACCATGGTGGTGTCGATCAGATGTCCATCACCTGAAGGACGCTGGCCCGGTCCGTTCCTGATCACGATCGTGCGACGGCCGCATCCACGCAGACCCGTCCGCCGCCGGCTGCGGCGCGGGTCCGCGCGGCCGCGCGGGGCTCACGCGGTGCTTGGCCGGGCCTTCATCATCTTCGAGATCACGCCGCCGATTCCACCGCCTGCCGCACCGGAGATGGCGGGGAAGAGCAGCTGCGCGACGGCGAACCCGGGCCACTGTCCCGTCGCAACCGCGAGCAGTCCGCCCACGACGCTGCTGGCACCGCCGGCGGCGGCACCGGACGTGGCGGCAGCACCAGCGGTGCCGGTGGTGGCGCGTCCCGCGATTGCGCCCGTGAGTGCGGCCACCACCGTACCGCAGATGGCGAAGAAGTTGGGCATCGCGCCGAGTGATGGCACGGCCTTTCCGAGCAGCACCATCGCCAGTTGCAGGACGACACCGATGGCGGTGGACTTCACGATCGGATTCGAACCCATGGGCCAGCTCCTTGACGAGTCACGGGCGTGGGCGAGCCATCGGCGCTCGCGTGCGGCGACACACAGTCCGGAACGGGGCTCCGGTTGTCAAGGCTGCGTGGCTGCGGCGGACTTCCCCCAGTCGGGCCGGCAGAGCCGGTAGTGCGCCAGCAGCCGATCGGGTGGCCACTTCGGGTACATGTTGGGCACCACGCCGACGAGGGTGGCGCCAAGCTTCTGCAGCACGCGTCGTGACGCCGCGTTCTCCTGCAGCGGGAAGGCGTCGATGGCGGTGACGGACGTGTGGGCGAAGGCGAAGGTGGTGAGTGCGCGGCAGGCGGCCGTGGCATAACCGCAGCCCCAGAACGGTTTGCCGATCCAGTAGCCCATCTCGGCAGCCGACTCGGGCTCGGCACGCGCACCGGTGCGGCTCGCGGGAACCGTGTCGTCGCCAGCGGCAGCGGGTGTCGGCATCACGAGGCCGCACATACCGACCACGAAGAGTGCGGGGGCCGTCTCGATCTGTGCGCCGGTCGCGACGTCGGTGAGCGCGACGATGGCGAACGCGTATTCCAGTCCAGCCGCGTGTCGCGGCACGACCGAGGCGATCCAGGAGGCGGCGCCATCGGCGGGGTACGGCTCGGGGAGGTTGGTGGTGGCGGTGACGGCGGGGTTCGCCGCGAGCTGCTGGACGGCAGGGGCGTGCGCGGAGGCCACCGGGACGAGTGTGACGAGCCGCGCGGGGCTGCCGTGTTGCGTCACCGGCGGGAAATCACGTGTGCGGCGAAGCGGTCGAGGATGGCCTGCCATCCCTGCCGTTGCTGTTCGCCGGTGTGCGTCGACTCGGCCTCGAAGGTTTCGCGCACGGTGACGGCGTCACCCGCCTCCACGAACTCCACGGTCACGATGCGCTCGTCACCCATCGTGAACTCGATGCGCTCATGGGGCACGACGGTGGTGAAGGTACCGGCGAAGTCGAAGCCGAAACTGCCGTCGCGGGCTTCCATGCGGTAGGAAAAGTGGCCACCGGGGCGGAGGTCGATGGTGGCGGCGGGGCAGCACCAGTCGTCGGAGGCGGCGTTCCAGTGGGTGATGTCGGCGGGGGTGGTCCAGGCGGACCAGACGGTGGTGAGGGGGGCGGGGATGGTGGTATCGATGGTGATGTGCATGCGGGTCCTCGGTTGGGATCGCGGAATCGGAGACGCAGGACGGATGACACTATACCATGCGACAACCGCCGCCGGGCGAGCCTGCCCATTGATCGCAGGCGCCGCGATCGAGCACACCGGCGGCTGGCTCATCTCACCTGCGGTCTGATGGAGGCGCTGGCGCTGCGCCCCCACGTGATCCACCCATCACCCGCGCCGGCCGCCAGCGACCCGCCGGCGCGACGAAGAACGGCGCATCGGTGAAGCTGAAATGGTTGGCGTGCCTGATCTCGTAGCGGAAGCCGGCCGCGGTCATGTTCGCGAGCAGCCTCCCGTTGCCAGTGTGGAACAGGTCCCCGTGGGGGGACTCGGTGAGATCGCTCTGCAGCAACAGGAACGGCCGGGTGAGCTGGCGGCTGGGCAGGTCACCATACGGCGTGCCGTCGATGTTGGCGGCGGCGACAACGCGAGGGTCCTCGCTCAACGCCATGGCGGCCGCCGCGCCGCCGAAGGAGTGCCCGATCACGGCCCACCTTCGACGCGTCGATCCCGCCGCCCTGACGCACGATCTGGTCGATGACGAATACGCGATCAGATCCTGCCAGCTGCTGCCGCGGAGCGCCCATTGTGCCACTGCGAGGCACAGCCCGAGTCCGACAGCGGCGATACGAAGACGCGGGCGCCATTCCGGCGCGATCAGCCGCCACGCGGCGAGGGCATGCACCGCGGCCAGCAGGAGCACATCGGGGAGCAACATCGAAATCGCAGGAACAGGGAGTTCAACCGCATACCGGTGGCGCCGGACACTGGTTTCACCCGATCTGCCCGGGGCATTCGCGCGCACCGCGCATGCCTCGCGCCGCCCTCCCGCCGCTCAACGCTCCGGGTAATGCAATCGCTGCAGGAGGTCGCGCGCGACGGCTTTCAGGCTATCGGCCTCTACGCGCGTGACGTGTGCGCCGGTCAGGTCGAACGTGCGCACCGCCGAATCGGTGACTCGACCGCTCAGCGGCGCATCGTAGTGGAACGTCTGGTGCACGACGAAGAACGCGGCTGAGTCGAAGTAGAATGTGTCCGTGGCGCGACCCATCTCGCCGAAGTAGATGGCGCGGAGCCGGCGCAGCTGCATGCCGTCATACGCCGCCTCCAGCGTGGCCCCTTCCGTGGACAGTCCGAGGACAGTTGCCGTGTCGCGACGAAGGCGGCTCATGTCCGCCTCCAGGGCGGCGACACGTGCCTCTGCAGTCAGCGGCGGTGCGGCGCGCGGACCGGCGCATGCGGAGGCAGACAACCCGAGCCAAGCCAACACGCACCTCGTGTGCACGACACCTCGGATGTTGGAAGCGCGATCGGATTCCGCTGCACCGTGACCGCACCCTTCGATAGTCTGCGCACGATACACCGGTCTCGCTGCCAGCGGCAACCCGCGTGCCGTGGTGTGCAGGCGTGGCGCTGAGCACCGGCCGCCAGACGCTCGGCATGGTCGCGGAACGGTCGCTGTCCAGGCTCAGCCGCCTGCCGTGAGAATAACGGCCATCCGTCGTCGTCTGACGAGTGACCCCACCCCGAGCTCCGATGTCGCGAACTGTTCCGCTCGCTCTCACAGCCGCCGCCTGCGTGCTGGCCGCGTGCGCACCCGATCGGCACGCGCCCACGTCGGCCGCGCCACCGGCGCTGGCTCCCCTCCCGCCGCTGCCGCCCGAGTATCACCGCGACGTGCTCGGCTCGCCGGACACGGTGCACAGCGTCGCAGTGGCGATCAATGCCAGCGGCGCGATAGTCGGCACCATCGGCACCAGCCAGCTTGGGTTCTCGCCGCCGATGGGTGTGATGTGGGACGCATCCGGCCTGCCGGTCGCCCTCGGCAATGGACTCGGCCTCGCACCGACGGACATCAGCGACTACGGTCTGATCACCGGCAACCGGGCCGGGCGGAGCTGGGTGTATCTCACGCCGACGAAGTGGGTGCAGTTGCCGCTGCCGAGCGGCGCGACGACGACGATTGCCGCCGCGATCAACTGGCAGGGCACGATCGTGGGCGAGATGACGAACCGGAAAGGCACGCAACTGCCGGTGCGCTGGATGCAGGTCCGTGGCGGTCGGTGGTCTGCGGTCGCACTGCCGCTCGCAGCGCCCTGGATCGCCGGTGGTGCCGTCGACATCAACGCGCTCGGTGACATCAGCGGATGGGTCAGCGATGGGAGCGGCATCGATCGCGCGTGGGTCTGGTACGCGGACGGCCAGCAGCAGGAGGTCCACAAGATCGCCTCGCACGCCGGGCTCCGGATCAACAACAAGCAGGAGGTGCTGCTCCACACCTGGAACGCCCACGGCGTGGTGGAGCCGACGGTGGTGCACGCGCCAAGCGGGGACCAGAGTCCGAAGGTCGGCCTGCCGGTCGGGTCGGTGGCGTCCGGGCTCAACGACGCCGGACGCGTGGTCGGGATCGCGCCGGTCAGCCTCTCCTTCGGCGGCGCCTTCCCCGATGCGCCGGTGACCGTGTTGCGCGGCAGCGCGCGTCCCGCCGAGGATCTGCCATCGTCGCCAGCGGCCAACGTCGTGCCGCGGGGCACGGCGTCGGACGTGAACATCTGCGGAACGGCGGTCGGCAGCCTGACGCGCTTCGGGGTGGGATTCCGGCGCGCGATACGATGGGAGCGCATCGGCGACTGTGACTTCGACCCGGCGCCGGTGCTGCGGGTGGTGCCACGCTGAGGCGCCCCGCGACGAGCGCTGGTGTCATCGTCGTGCAGTCCGCACCTTGACTGCCGATGCCGACTGCTCACTATCTCACGTTCCCGACGGCGTTCGGCACCTGTGGCCTCGCCTGGTCTGACGTCGGGCTCCTTCGTGTCCAGCTGCCGGACTCTGATGAGCGCGCGACGGTGGCGCGGCTGCGTCGTGCCGGTGCCGAGGCTGCCTCGGACACACCGCCGGCGTGGCTGACTGACTGCATGTCACTGGTGACCCGGCACCTGAGCGGCGACCCGACCGACTACCGCCACCTCCCGCTCGACGACCGCGCACTTGCCGCCGGTGAACGCGCGATCTACGCGGCGCTGCGGAGCGTGGGATGGGGCGAGACGATCACCTACGGCACGCTGGCGCGGGCGACGGGCGCGCCAGGTGATGCACGCGTGGTTGGCCGCGCGATGGCGCGGAATCCGTGGCCGGTGGTGGTGCCATGCCATCGCGTGCTCGCGGCGGGGCAGTCGCTGGGCGGCTTTTCAGCGCCGGGCGGTGTGGCGACGAAGGTCCGGCTGCTCGCGCTGGAAGGGATCAGGCCGGGTGGTGGTCCGCCGGAGCAGCCGGACCTGTTCGACGACGCGCCGGGATAGCCGGGAATCGCGTGCCTGGCGGATCGGTTCCAGAGACCCGGAACATGCGGTCTCGTGTGTGTGCTCTACCGACAGTGACGTCCCCCCGGAAAAGTTGGGCAGGTCGAAACTAGGGGACTCGAGTGGTGTGTTCGCGGTCTGCACCTCCCTCCTGAATCGAAATCAGGTCAGGCTGGGTGTCCGCCAAACCGGGTCGGGGGCATGCTGGACACATTCGCCTGCCAGCATGGCAGCAAACGTCCTGGTGGCGGTCCGCTGTCTTGCTTACTCGCCTAAGTCGAGTGCATCCAGGACCAGAGCCCTTTCACCATCAGGGGTTCGGATGCCACTGCCACTGTTGTAGTCATAATAGCACCAGCCAATGTTGTTTCTCCTTGCAGCTGAAGCAAACGATGATACGAAGTTGTTCACCGACCGTGCGTCCTTGACTGTCCTTGGGTCAAACGGGTATCCCGTCCAGTAGCGAAAATGAGAAATGTACAGTTCTCGCCCTGGATGGTATTGCTCCATTTGCTGGCTTGCCAATTCAAACTTCTTGTCGAAGTAGTCCTGTTCCAGTCTGGCATTGGAAAATGGGATTGCCCAACGACCCAGATCGGTGATCATGGAGGTGTCAATGCCTGGCACGGTGCCCGGGAACGTGACAACCGGCATCGTTTCAGTGAAGAAATAGTCCTGGTGTTGCCACGCGAACACATCTATCGCCTCTGCTTTTCGCTCTGTGCTCTGAGAGATCTCTGCGGCAA
It encodes the following:
- a CDS encoding GNAT family N-acetyltransferase gives rise to the protein MASAHAPAVQQLAANPAVTATTNLPEPYPADGAASWIASVVPRHAAGLEYAFAIVALTDVATGAQIETAPALFVVGMCGLVMPTPAAAGDDTVPASRTGARAEPESAAEMGYWIGKPFWGCGYATAACRALTTFAFAHTSVTAIDAFPLQENAASRRVLQKLGATLVGVVPNMYPKWPPDRLLAHYRLCRPDWGKSAAATQP
- a CDS encoding SRPBCC family protein, which gives rise to MHITIDTTIPAPLTTVWSAWTTPADITHWNAASDDWCCPAATIDLRPGGHFSYRMEARDGSFGFDFAGTFTTVVPHERIEFTMGDERIVTVEFVEAGDAVTVRETFEAESTHTGEQQRQGWQAILDRFAAHVISRR
- a CDS encoding methylated-DNA--[protein]-cysteine S-methyltransferase, which encodes MPTAHYLTFPTAFGTCGLAWSDVGLLRVQLPDSDERATVARLRRAGAEAASDTPPAWLTDCMSLVTRHLSGDPTDYRHLPLDDRALAAGERAIYAALRSVGWGETITYGTLARATGAPGDARVVGRAMARNPWPVVVPCHRVLAAGQSLGGFSAPGGVATKVRLLALEGIRPGGGPPEQPDLFDDAPG